Within the Echinicola sp. 20G genome, the region ATCATTGGTTTTGTCACTTACATCTCCTTTATTTCCATTGGTCTAATCCCCCTAATGCTTTATGTCTGGGATTATTTCCAGCCGATTGACCAAGACTTATTCCTGCTAACTTCATTGCTCACGGGACTTGGGTTTATTATTATTGGCTTACTCAAAACCTATGTCAACGAAACCAAAATGTGGAAAGGGGCACTGGAAACCCTATTTCTAGGCGCCATTGCAGCAGTAGTTGCTTATTACGTAGGGGATATTTTAGAGCAGCTTCTTACCAAATAATAAATGCTAAGAAACAGCCAACGCCAATTTCACACCTCTTAAGTTAAGATTGGTAAAGAAGGATATATCAGCCACAAAGATTGAGTGTGGGCTTTTTTTGATACCTTTGCATGTTGGTCACTTCCATTATCAAACGATGCTTTTTTCCTACAGCCAAAAAAGCTCCCAAACTCCTAGGATTTTGTTGATTTAAACACAAAAATGGAAGTTATCTACTACTATTATCATACATCAATGGAGAATCTTTGAGATGCTCCCTATATCAAAAAGCATGAAATTTGACGACCTGAGGATCATTCCTCCTATATTAAAAGCATTAAAAGAAAAAAACTATTCCGAGCCTACTTCAATCCAAGAGCAGGCCATTCCATTGATCCTAAATGGAAATGATGTCTTGGGATGTGCGCAAACCGGGACCGGGAAAACCGCCGCTTTTGCGATTCCAATTATCCAACACATCCATCAAGCACCCTATGCGGCTGACCCCTGGCCTAAGATTCGCTCCTTAATTGTGACGCCTACCAGAGAGCTTGCCATCCAAATCGGAGAAAATATTGATCAATACGCCAAACATACCAAAGTCAAGCATGCGGTAATATTTGGTGGGGTCAAACAAGGTCAACAAGTAGAAAAACTAAAAAAAGGAGTTCACATATTGGTCGCCACCCCAGGAAGACTACTTGACCTCATTGACCAAGGACATATCAGCCTGAAATCCATCGACCTGTTTGTGCTGGATGAAGCTGACCGAATGTTGGACATGGGATTTATCAATGATATCAAGAAATTGTTGAAAATCTTGCCTACCAAAAGACAGTCTCTCTTCTTCTCAGCCACGATGCCGGATAATATTTTGAGCTTGTCCAAACAGATCTTGCACCAACCTCAAAAAGTAGAGGTTACCCCTGTCTCCAGTACCGCAGAGACCATTCAACAATACATTTACTACACCAACAAAAGCAGCAAAAAAGCCCTTCTTCTACATATTTTGGAAGAAGAAAAGATGGACCAAGTGTTGTTGTTCTCAAGGACCAAACATGGTGCAGATAGGATTGTCAGGGACCTTAAAAAGAAAAACATACATGCCGCAGCAATCCATGGCGACAAGGCCCAAAACCAAAGACAAAAAGTCCTCAAAGACTTTAAAGGAGGCAAAATAAGGGTATTGGTAGCCACAGACATTGCTGCCAGAGGCATTGATATCGATAAGCTTAAATATGTAATCAATTTTGACATTCCTGATGCGGCAGAAACTTACATTCACCGTATCGGCCGATCTGGTCGTGCAGGAGAGGAAGGCATTGCCATTTCCATGAGTGAGCCGGAAGAAAACACTTATGTAAAAGACATTGAAAAGCTTGCCAATAAACGCATCAAAGTCATCGAAAACCACCCTTTCCCCCAAACGGAAAAGCCGATGACTGCCCAGCAGAGGAAGGAATTCAATAAAGAAAAACAGAAACGCAAACAAGAGTTCTTTGCTAACCGCAAAAAGAAGCAGGGCGGAGGTTCTGGTAGGAGATAAATACCACTCCACCTAATCCTTGTAAAATAGGAAGGACCAATCCAGTTGGGATTTATTAAACAACTGAATTGGTCCTTTTTCTATTTTCAGTCTTTGACTTCCTAGATTAACCTAAGAGAATTTCAGGAAAAAATATTACCTTAGGTTGAGCTATTAAAAACCTATGCAGCAAGAAGAAGGAGACATTTCAACCATCTTATCCTCCCTCCAAGAATCCTGGAACAATTTTTTAGAGAATATTCCTGGAATCATTCTGGGGCTTGTCATTATCATCTTGGGCTATCTCATTGCCAAAAAAATCGGTACACTCACCCAGCAAAAAATCTCCCGAAAATCCAGCGACCCTTTGATGAGTAAATTCTTGGGCAATGCGGTCAAGCTTGGTTTATTTACATTGGCAATCGTTTGGGCCATGAACATTGCCGGGCTTGGGGCTGTCACCACTTTCTTGCTGACCTCCTTGGGAGCTTCTGCGATTATCATTGGCTTTGCTTTCAAAGACATCGGTGAAAATTTCATCAGTGGCATCATCCTCGCTTTTAACCGTCCCTTCAATGTCAACGATACGGTAGAAATCGGTGAACTCTTTGGCAAAATCAAATCACTGGAATTCCGGTACACTAAACTAAAGACCTTTGATGGCCGTGATGTTTATATTCCCAATAGTGATGTGCTCAAAAAACCAGTTATCAACTACACTGAGGATGGTTTTTTCAGATGGGATTTTGTGGTGGGCATTGCCTATGAAGATGACGTGGATCGAGCCAAAACCATCATCATGGAAACTGTCAACAGCCATCCTTCCATTGTGCAGGATGGTGTCCATGAAAATTACGTCGCAGAAGATGCCTTGGCCACCAGCACTGTAAACCTCAAAGTCTTTTTTTGGGTGAACACTTTTGAATTCAGAAAAGAGGCCGTTATGGTCAAAGGAGAAATCATCAAGCGTGTCAAACAGGCATTAGAGGCCAATGGATTCTCGCTGCCAAGCGATATTATTGAAGTGAAATTATACGGCAGTCAAAAAGAGCTGCCTATCAAGCTGCTGAAAGACGAAAACGGCAAGTCAACTTAAAATATAAACTCATTTTGATTGAAATAAAAAATCCCATTGCTTCAAACGCAATGGGATTTTTTCACTGTTTGGAGAACAAAAGCAATTGGCTTTAATTGACCAAAGCTTCTGACTTTTTACCTTCTACGAAGTCACCAAAATCAGCATATTGTTGATACAATTTTTCGTACACTTTTACATTTTCCGCAATAGGCTCATAGACTGCATCGAACCCATTGGTCATCGCAGCAATTGCTGCTTCGGTGGTGGGATGAACCCCTGCAGCTACGGAGGCATACATGGCTGCCCCTAAAGCAGGAGCTTGATCAGATGTGGCAATTTTGATTGGCATATTCAATACATCCGCCATGGTCTGCATGACCAATTTGGATTTCTTCGCCACTCCACCCATACCGATCACAGCATCAATCTGTACCCCCTCCTCTCGGAAGCGGTCAACGATCTTTTTCGACCCGAAGCAAATAGATTCTACCAGCGCTTTGAATACCCGCGCTGCGTCTGTTCCCATACTCAATCCCATCAAAGCTCCTTTTAATCCTTGATTGGCATCAGGCGTCCTTCTGCCATTTACCCAATCCAAGGCTATAGGAGCAGTTTCTTTTAAAGGGATTTTCAATGCTTCCTCAGATAGTTTGATCAGCAACTGGCTGTCAATTTCAGCTATTAATGCTTCCTTTTGCTTATCGTCTAATAATTGACTGTCTTTGATCAGTTCTGCCGTGGGTTTTACCACCAAATTCTTGAACCAAGCCAAGACATCTCCAAAGCCAGACTGTCCCGCTTCCAAACCAACCGTACCGGGAACTACAGAGCCATCCACTTGACCGCAGATCCCCTTCACCAAATTATCTCCAATAGCATCATAAGAAGCCACCATGATATCACAGGTGGAAGTTCCCATTACTTTGACCAAAGTGTTCTCGGTCACTTCTCCTCCAACAGCTCCAGCATGGGCATCGAAAGTTCCTACAGCTACCACAGTATCTGTGTTTAAGCCCAATTTCTCCGCCCATTCAGCACTTAATTTCCCTGCTGGTAGATCAGAAGTAAACGTCTCGGTATAGAGCCTGTCCCTCAAGTCAGCTAACCTTGGATCCAATTTGCTCAGAAACTCTTTGGGAGGCAATCCGTTCCAGCTTTCATGCCATAAGGCTTTGTGCCCCGCCGCACATCTGCTTCTCATAAAGGTCAATGGATCGTCCGAACCAATCAATTCGGCTGTAATTACATCACAATGCTCCATCCAAGAGTAAGCTGCCTTGGCCACTGCCTCATCTTCTCTAATGACATGCAGTATCTTTGCCCAAAACCACTCTGAAGAATAAATTCCACCTTCGTACTTGGTGTAATCTTCCCCTCCCCATGTTCTCGCCAACTCATTGATTTCATCGGCCTCTTTAATGGCAGTATGGTCTTTCCAAAGCACCATCATGGCATTTGGGTTTTCTGCAAAAGCAGGCGTAAATGCCAACGGCTTTCCCTTTGAATCCACCGCCATGGGTGAAGAGCCGGTTGTATCTACACAAATCCCTTTAATTTGAGAGGCAGGAACAGCAGACTCTTTTACCACTTGCGTAATGGTTTCTTCCAAACCCTCCTGGTGATCCAATGGGTGTTGGCGAAATTGGTTGTGCACCGGATCGCAATATTTTCCTTCTTTCCAACGTGGATACCAGAATACATGACTGGCCTTCACTTCACCGTTTGCCGTATTGACAATCACTGCCCTGACAGAATCAGAACCATAGTCCAGGCCAATGACAAAATTTTCACTCATGGTTTTATTTTTTGAGATTATTACCAATTGATGGATAATAGATGAATCATTCCTTAAGCGTTTCCATCTACTTACTGATCCAAATTAACCTATTTTACACGAAGTACTATCACGGACTTTGCTGGTACTTTTACTTTAAGTACATCCTTACTCCATTTATAGTCTTCAAAATCCTTGATGCTCACTACTTCTTTTTCCTCGAAGGAATTATGGGCATTGAGCGCATCAGCAGTTAAATACCTACCGCTTACGTCTTTGGCATCTGTCCCATGAAGGAATACATCCAAATCTATGGCCTTGTCCGGGTCTATGTTTGCAATGCTGATATTTACTGTTCCATCTTCGGAAAGTGAAGAGGAAACATTCAAGGCTTCCATCTTGGTATTTCCAGCTTCCACCAGATCGGACTGAACGAAGCTAGGCAATAGCGTAGCGTCCATGTGTGGCTTATAAAGATCAAAAACGTGATAAGTCGGGGTAAGCAACATCTTATCTTCCTCGGTCAGGATCAAAGCCTGCAATACATTAACCGTTTGGGCCAAGTTAGCCATATGTACTCGATCAGCATGTTTGTTGAATGTGTTAAGGGTAATGGCCGCTACAAAGGCATCCCTTAAAGTATTTTGTTGGTACAAAAAGCCAGGGTTCGTGTTAGGTTCTACATTATACCAAGTCCCCCATTCATCCACGATCAACTTTACTCTTTTTCTTGGATCATATTTATCCATGATGGTCTCATGACGTGTCAACAGTTCATCCATAAATGCAGCTTTTTCTAGGGTCACTAGATACTCTTCTTTTGAAAAGTCTGTAGAAGATCCTTTATCACCCCAGCTACCCGGAACCGTGTAATAATGTAAAGACATTGCATCCATCATGCGCAATGGGATCTTTTGCATCAGCACTTCTGTCCAATTGTAATCGGTAGAATTGGCCCCTCCTGCTATTTTATATAGCCTTGCTCCCGGATAATCTCTGGCAAATGTAGCATACCTCCGATATTCATTAGCATAGTATTCGGGGGTCATGTTTCCACCACATCCCCAACTTTCATTTCCCACACCCCAGTACTTGATCTGCCATGGCTCTTCTCTTCCATTCTTCTTTCGTAAATCTGCCATTGGACTTACTCCATCGAAGTTGATATATTCTACCCATTTTGACATTTCTTCTACTGATCCGCTTCCGACATTTCCAGTGATATATGGTTCAGTTCCTAAAAGTTCTACAAATCCAAAAAATTCATGGGTTCCGAAAGAGTTGTCTTCTGTGACGCCTCCCCAATGCGTGTTGATCATTTTTGGTCTTTCACTTTTCGGACCAATGCCGTCCGTCCAATGGTACTCATCAGCAAAACAGCCTCCAGGCCATCTTAAATTGGGGATATCCAGATTTTTGAGGGCTTCAAAAACATCCTTTCTATAACCATTGATATTTTCAATTTCCGAGTCTGGCCCTACCCAAATTCCTCCATAAATACAACGACCTAGGTGCTCGCTAAAGTGACCATAAATATGCCGGCTTATTTGTGTCTTTCCTTGATCTGCATTGATGACCAGCTTGTTTTGCGCCAATACTGCGAAACCAGATAGGAGGAATATCCCCATAAAAAGTCCGCTAAGTAATGTTTTCTTCATGATATTAAGAGGTTTATTGATTATTAAGTGTCTAAATTACATTTTTTATTTTAATTGAAAAAGTACTCTTCAGAGCACCATTCAAAAACAATAGGGATAGCTGTGTAAAATCACCCCATTAAATAGGCTTCGTAATTTCTATCAGCCTATTCCCTCAAGATCAAATTTTATAGACAATTGCAGCAAGCCATAACGATCAATTAATAGAAACCATAGGCCAGCCCTCATCATCCCAAGAAATGGACTTGATAAATAACCGTGGACGACCATTTTCCTGTGCATCATAGCCATGAAAAACCAAGTAGTCTTTGTCTCCAAAAGTATAGGTTGAATTGTGTCCCACACCATACCAGTTATCATTCCCCTCCAACAAAAGTGATCCTCCACCATTATACATACTTATCCCCTCTCTATCCAAATAAGGTCCTTTGATGTTTTTTGATCTTCCTACCACCATTTTATAGGTACTCTTTTCACCTCTACAGCATAGATCAAATGATACGAAGAGGTAATAATAACCATTTTTTTTAAAGATAAAGGGAGCTTCTGCTGCTGCATCACCCGGATCCCTTTCATCCAACTCAAAAGTTCTTTTTCTCCTGACCAAAGTATACCAATCCTCCGGCCCATTCTGCACTGAAAGTAAGTCTTCACTCAGCCTTACTAACTTTAAACCTTCCCAAAAAGAGCCAAAGGTCATCCAGTTATCTCCTTCCTCGTCAGTAATGATATTAGGGTCAATAGCATTCCACATATCACGACCCGGCACACTTTCAATTACAATCCCATGATCGATCCATTTGAAATCAGGAGAATCAGAATCAAGGGTCTTATTGGTGGCTAAACCAATCGCTGATGTGTTTTTTGCAAATGAAGAAACAGAATAGTATAAGTAATACTTACCTTGGTGATAGGAAATGTCTGGAGCCCAAATGTGATTTCTAAAATCTGGCACCACCTCCTTAGCCCAAGTAGGAGGCTCTGGAAAAACAGCATCCTGCCTTTCCCAATTCTCCATATCGTCAGAAGCCCAAACCGCTATTCCTCTACCTGTACAGAAAAGATAATAGGTATCACCTTCTTTGATCATCACTGGGTCGTGTACTGAAATTGTCTGAGCCATCAAGCTGAGAATTGCCCCCAAGGTCAATGTCACCGCTAAAATAATACTTTTCATAAGGATGGGTTTAAAGAGAAATTCAGCCCCTTAATCTCTAAGAGGCTGAATACTTCATATGGTCAAATAGGTATTTCTAACTACGGGAATCATAACCCAATATTCTCTACTTGAGAATATAATTGCTCTTGGATACCTACCGTCTTAAGTCCTACCCTAACATAAAGGTCACTTCTCCCAGCTAAGCCAGCAGGAATTTCTACATCCACACTTACCGGCGTTCCCAAGCTAATGTCACCTCCCGCTACAATAAAATTGCCTTCATTTCTCACCGCATCGGTAAGAGATGTTCTACCCATGTAGATTCCAGCAAATTCTAAGGCATTATTGGTATTGACACCATTGACAGTAAAGCCCACAGTCATTGTATTTCCATTTACTGAAAAGCTTGGAGTCGAAACAGTATAAAATGGATCCACTTCCACATCAATCATTTGGGAACCTCTCACTTGCACATCAATGGAATCCGTCCTGTCCAGCCAAGGACCATTGCCTCGGATAAGGGTCATTTTGTAGTCGCCGTCAAACAAAACAGCTGAAAAAGTACCGTCCTGAGACACATAAACCGGGATTTTCTGAAACAGGTCATACCCATGCTGCCAAAGTTCCAACTGAACACCTTGACTTCTTAAGCCCAAAGGCTCTCCTTCATATACTATTCTTCCGCTCAAGGTGGACTTAGGCTCTTCGAAGTTATCATAATCGCAGCTAATGGCCGCGAAGCCCAAGAAAAGCAGAAGGAATGATTTTATTATATTCAATTTCATAGTTTCTACAGTTTAGTGGAACGGATTTCTAACTAGTTTTGGATTGGCATCGATCAAGTTCTGTCCGATCAGCGAATAATAATTTCCCATCTGGAAGAATCTTGGTGCCCTAAACCTAGGCGCAACAGACCTCACATAAACATATTTACCGTCTCTCGCATCTCCAGGTCTAACCACCCTGTAAGGGTACAAACTATAAATCATGCTTTCAGAGTTATTGGTACTACCTGACCATTTTTCATGTGCCACCCTCCAGCGCTTATAATCCCAGACCACATGATCCTCAAATGCCAGTTCCACCCTTCTTTCATGACGGACATCCTCCATGCTTAGACTTGACAAACTATTGGCTCCAAAACCTGCCCTTTCTCTGAGGATATTGATATATCCCAGTGCTTCAGCAGACTCACCTAACTCTAGAGCTGCTTCAGCTGCATTTAGGTATATCTCACCGAGCCTAAACCTTACCCACCAGACTTCACTTCTCAAACCTCTTGTACTCGCTCCAACGGCATTATCCACGTATTTTCTAAGGTAAAAACCTGTATTAGACACTTCCTGAATGGAGCGGTGCGGTCCACCTGGTGCAGTTAAAATCCCTCCATCTGAATATTCTGTTCCTAGCCCATTGGATTCAACCACATCATAACCACTTCCATTCCACACCATGACTCCTGCTTGCATAAAGATTTCCTGTCCTCTAAAGGTGGAGCCCGGATAAATCACCGTTCCATAAAGCCTCGCATCTTTGTTCGCAAAAATATCTTCCAAATTGTCATAGTAAATAAAATCAGACCCATCTTCCGTTCTGATTCTCAACTCTCCAGAACTTCCATCCAAATATTCATAATCCTCCACCAAGCCTAAGCCTGGAGTTATACCTGAAGAACCCAAATTATCTTCCCTGGCCGACCTGGCTACGTTATCGTAGGTAAACCAGTGTCTCTTATCCGCAGCAGACAAGAAATCTTGTGCCCAAATCACTTCTGGATTTCCAGATTTTGAGATAATTGCCTCGTAGAAGTTTTCGCCTAAATCAGGGTTGTTGTTGTACAAGCTGTATCCGCCTTGTTGAATAATTTCCCTAGATGCCTCTAAAGAAGCTGTATAGTATGTATCGGCACGGCTAGCTGGTATTCCTACTTCCTCAC harbors:
- a CDS encoding DEAD/DEAH box helicase, whose translation is MKFDDLRIIPPILKALKEKNYSEPTSIQEQAIPLILNGNDVLGCAQTGTGKTAAFAIPIIQHIHQAPYAADPWPKIRSLIVTPTRELAIQIGENIDQYAKHTKVKHAVIFGGVKQGQQVEKLKKGVHILVATPGRLLDLIDQGHISLKSIDLFVLDEADRMLDMGFINDIKKLLKILPTKRQSLFFSATMPDNILSLSKQILHQPQKVEVTPVSSTAETIQQYIYYTNKSSKKALLLHILEEEKMDQVLLFSRTKHGADRIVRDLKKKNIHAAAIHGDKAQNQRQKVLKDFKGGKIRVLVATDIAARGIDIDKLKYVINFDIPDAAETYIHRIGRSGRAGEEGIAISMSEPEENTYVKDIEKLANKRIKVIENHPFPQTEKPMTAQQRKEFNKEKQKRKQEFFANRKKKQGGGSGRR
- a CDS encoding mechanosensitive ion channel family protein, which gives rise to MQQEEGDISTILSSLQESWNNFLENIPGIILGLVIIILGYLIAKKIGTLTQQKISRKSSDPLMSKFLGNAVKLGLFTLAIVWAMNIAGLGAVTTFLLTSLGASAIIIGFAFKDIGENFISGIILAFNRPFNVNDTVEIGELFGKIKSLEFRYTKLKTFDGRDVYIPNSDVLKKPVINYTEDGFFRWDFVVGIAYEDDVDRAKTIIMETVNSHPSIVQDGVHENYVAEDALATSTVNLKVFFWVNTFEFRKEAVMVKGEIIKRVKQALEANGFSLPSDIIEVKLYGSQKELPIKLLKDENGKST
- a CDS encoding ribulokinase; the encoded protein is MSENFVIGLDYGSDSVRAVIVNTANGEVKASHVFWYPRWKEGKYCDPVHNQFRQHPLDHQEGLEETITQVVKESAVPASQIKGICVDTTGSSPMAVDSKGKPLAFTPAFAENPNAMMVLWKDHTAIKEADEINELARTWGGEDYTKYEGGIYSSEWFWAKILHVIREDEAVAKAAYSWMEHCDVITAELIGSDDPLTFMRSRCAAGHKALWHESWNGLPPKEFLSKLDPRLADLRDRLYTETFTSDLPAGKLSAEWAEKLGLNTDTVVAVGTFDAHAGAVGGEVTENTLVKVMGTSTCDIMVASYDAIGDNLVKGICGQVDGSVVPGTVGLEAGQSGFGDVLAWFKNLVVKPTAELIKDSQLLDDKQKEALIAEIDSQLLIKLSEEALKIPLKETAPIALDWVNGRRTPDANQGLKGALMGLSMGTDAARVFKALVESICFGSKKIVDRFREEGVQIDAVIGMGGVAKKSKLVMQTMADVLNMPIKIATSDQAPALGAAMYASVAAGVHPTTEAAIAAMTNGFDAVYEPIAENVKVYEKLYQQYADFGDFVEGKKSEALVN
- a CDS encoding alpha-N-arabinofuranosidase, with product MKKTLLSGLFMGIFLLSGFAVLAQNKLVINADQGKTQISRHIYGHFSEHLGRCIYGGIWVGPDSEIENINGYRKDVFEALKNLDIPNLRWPGGCFADEYHWTDGIGPKSERPKMINTHWGGVTEDNSFGTHEFFGFVELLGTEPYITGNVGSGSVEEMSKWVEYINFDGVSPMADLRKKNGREEPWQIKYWGVGNESWGCGGNMTPEYYANEYRRYATFARDYPGARLYKIAGGANSTDYNWTEVLMQKIPLRMMDAMSLHYYTVPGSWGDKGSSTDFSKEEYLVTLEKAAFMDELLTRHETIMDKYDPRKRVKLIVDEWGTWYNVEPNTNPGFLYQQNTLRDAFVAAITLNTFNKHADRVHMANLAQTVNVLQALILTEEDKMLLTPTYHVFDLYKPHMDATLLPSFVQSDLVEAGNTKMEALNVSSSLSEDGTVNISIANIDPDKAIDLDVFLHGTDAKDVSGRYLTADALNAHNSFEEKEVVSIKDFEDYKWSKDVLKVKVPAKSVIVLRVK
- a CDS encoding arabinan endo-1,5-alpha-L-arabinosidase, yielding MKSIILAVTLTLGAILSLMAQTISVHDPVMIKEGDTYYLFCTGRGIAVWASDDMENWERQDAVFPEPPTWAKEVVPDFRNHIWAPDISYHQGKYYLYYSVSSFAKNTSAIGLATNKTLDSDSPDFKWIDHGIVIESVPGRDMWNAIDPNIITDEEGDNWMTFGSFWEGLKLVRLSEDLLSVQNGPEDWYTLVRRKRTFELDERDPGDAAAEAPFIFKKNGYYYLFVSFDLCCRGEKSTYKMVVGRSKNIKGPYLDREGISMYNGGGSLLLEGNDNWYGVGHNSTYTFGDKDYLVFHGYDAQENGRPRLFIKSISWDDEGWPMVSIN
- a CDS encoding DUF3823 domain-containing protein is translated as MKLNIIKSFLLLFLGFAAISCDYDNFEEPKSTLSGRIVYEGEPLGLRSQGVQLELWQHGYDLFQKIPVYVSQDGTFSAVLFDGDYKMTLIRGNGPWLDRTDSIDVQVRGSQMIDVEVDPFYTVSTPSFSVNGNTMTVGFTVNGVNTNNALEFAGIYMGRTSLTDAVRNEGNFIVAGGDISLGTPVSVDVEIPAGLAGRSDLYVRVGLKTVGIQEQLYSQVENIGL
- a CDS encoding RagB/SusD family nutrient uptake outer membrane protein, giving the protein MKLLKLNILVVAMVGFVFASCETDWLDREPPNILLDEQVWNDPKLITGVLSNYYDRLPAHTTLTTGWVDFAAYDEAMWSGYSGNDWLNNLVTYDYGRWGLWDYGFIRDINLAIDKLETLSELPPDQVTQFISELRFIRAYVYFDHVKRMGGVPIITEQLIYDFSGDPSYLQYPRNTEAEVYDFVIGELDEIISTIGNDGSNTRANRFTALALKSRAALYAGSLAKYNSQMAAPITLPGEEVGIPASRADTYYTASLEASREIIQQGGYSLYNNNPDLGENFYEAIISKSGNPEVIWAQDFLSAADKRHWFTYDNVARSAREDNLGSSGITPGLGLVEDYEYLDGSSGELRIRTEDGSDFIYYDNLEDIFANKDARLYGTVIYPGSTFRGQEIFMQAGVMVWNGSGYDVVESNGLGTEYSDGGILTAPGGPHRSIQEVSNTGFYLRKYVDNAVGASTRGLRSEVWWVRFRLGEIYLNAAEAALELGESAEALGYINILRERAGFGANSLSSLSMEDVRHERRVELAFEDHVVWDYKRWRVAHEKWSGSTNNSESMIYSLYPYRVVRPGDARDGKYVYVRSVAPRFRAPRFFQMGNYYSLIGQNLIDANPKLVRNPFH